The following proteins are co-located in the Micromonospora coriariae genome:
- a CDS encoding IS110 family RNA-guided transposase — protein MGNGSGVSRGDRNRNARLARLRALVPVTNAIVGIDLADAKQMVVVTDHDSKVLARKTFRCRAWNLGAALDWAAERAAAKGWAGVTVACEPTGHRWRVLGQLAADRAMPFVCVQPMLTSWARRSEDLTSDKTDEKDAVLIARLTAQLRCYVPEPIDETWGRLRHLGARREQLIIEMVSQVQQIRALLECVWPAALDTAKQPFRSRTWAAAMTVICQRDGGNLARTRRLGATRFEQAVRREITRRGGCKPSLRILRHLFTALADPTGVIAHRPGALERVAFLLQDWHTATDKLTDTETRMTRVLDELKLTDLATSIPGLSAVGAAAILAETGDPNRFATARALVKHAGLAPREKLSGTFVGRTKLTGQGRPALRLAAWRAVWGAQRSNAVYAARYQHLTTRETNKLTATQAQTVIAAAILRQLHAVITTGRAWNADIATYGSHHRRQVALAA, from the coding sequence ATGGGTAACGGTAGCGGTGTGTCCCGGGGTGATCGCAACCGCAACGCGCGGCTTGCTCGGCTGCGGGCGCTGGTGCCGGTGACCAACGCGATCGTGGGGATCGACTTGGCCGACGCGAAGCAGATGGTCGTAGTCACCGATCACGACTCGAAAGTGTTGGCCCGTAAGACATTCCGCTGCCGCGCCTGGAATCTCGGGGCAGCGTTGGACTGGGCCGCCGAGCGGGCCGCGGCGAAAGGGTGGGCGGGGGTGACGGTGGCGTGCGAGCCGACCGGGCACCGCTGGCGGGTCCTCGGTCAGCTCGCTGCGGACCGGGCGATGCCGTTCGTGTGCGTGCAGCCGATGCTGACCTCGTGGGCGCGGCGCAGCGAGGACCTGACCTCGGACAAAACCGATGAGAAGGACGCGGTGCTCATCGCTCGGCTGACCGCGCAGCTGCGCTGCTACGTGCCGGAGCCGATCGATGAGACCTGGGGCCGGCTGCGGCATCTGGGCGCCCGCCGCGAACAGCTCATCATCGAGATGGTCAGCCAGGTCCAGCAGATCCGCGCGCTGCTCGAGTGTGTCTGGCCCGCCGCGCTCGATACCGCCAAGCAGCCGTTTCGGTCCCGCACCTGGGCTGCAGCGATGACGGTGATCTGCCAGCGTGACGGCGGCAACCTCGCCCGCACCCGACGCCTCGGCGCGACCCGATTCGAGCAGGCCGTACGCCGTGAGATCACCCGCCGAGGCGGGTGCAAACCCTCGCTGCGCATCCTGCGGCACCTGTTCACCGCCTTGGCCGACCCCACCGGGGTGATCGCCCACCGGCCCGGTGCACTGGAGCGGGTCGCGTTCCTGCTGCAGGACTGGCACACCGCCACCGACAAACTCACCGACACCGAGACCCGGATGACCCGCGTCCTCGACGAGCTCAAGCTGACCGATCTGGCCACCTCCATCCCCGGCCTATCCGCGGTTGGCGCCGCGGCGATCCTCGCCGAGACCGGTGACCCGAACCGGTTCGCCACCGCCCGCGCCCTGGTCAAGCACGCCGGCCTCGCACCGCGGGAGAAACTGTCCGGCACGTTCGTCGGCCGCACCAAACTCACCGGCCAGGGCCGACCCGCGCTGCGTCTGGCCGCCTGGCGGGCAGTCTGGGGCGCCCAGCGCAGCAATGCCGTCTATGCCGCCCGCTACCAGCATTTGACCACCCGGGAGACCAACAAGCTCACGGCGACCCAAGCCCAGACCGTCATCGCCGCGGCGATCCTGCGCCAGTTGCACGCCGTCATCACCACCGGACGAGCGTGGAACGCCGACATCGCCACCTACGGCAGCCACCACCGCAGGCAGGTGGCTCTAGCCGCCTGA
- a CDS encoding ROK family transcriptional regulator produces the protein MDARRTTVRDMRRANRSVLLTRIWLDGPLSRHELGQSTALSLASVSNLVGEMIAEGLVEEAGLVESDGGRPRVLLRVAPGYGYLVGADVGETRVQVELFDLAMTALAKAEYPIAGAEPDPRQVTDHLLHGLTAVIEQAGIDPAAVLGFGVAVSGTVERAADAVVHAQTLGWDGVPLGAMLRAGTDIPVHIDNGAKTLGQAEMWFGAGRDVRHAVIALVGSGVGACVMANGVGYRGAHSSAGEWGHTTIVYGGRRCRCGNLGCLEAYVGAEGVLDRFRQANRGRPATGGDEETAFGELLRATSRTAAKVLDETVGYLGAGVANLVNLFNPERVVLGGWAGLALGERYLPQIREVTARHALRQPYAQTSIELCRLGPDAVAMGAATLPMARLLRDGGVPREPAARVTLTPALTAPRPRSRTR, from the coding sequence GTGGACGCCAGACGCACCACCGTGCGCGACATGCGTCGTGCCAACCGGTCGGTCCTGCTCACCCGGATCTGGCTGGACGGCCCGCTGAGCCGCCACGAGCTGGGGCAGTCCACCGCGCTGAGCCTGGCCAGCGTGAGCAACCTGGTCGGCGAGATGATCGCCGAGGGCCTGGTCGAGGAGGCCGGCTTGGTCGAGTCCGACGGCGGCCGCCCGCGGGTGCTGCTGCGGGTCGCCCCCGGCTACGGCTATCTGGTCGGAGCCGACGTCGGCGAGACCCGGGTGCAGGTCGAACTCTTCGACCTGGCGATGACCGCCCTCGCCAAGGCGGAGTACCCGATCGCCGGCGCCGAGCCCGACCCCCGGCAGGTCACCGACCACCTGCTGCACGGTCTCACCGCGGTGATCGAGCAGGCCGGCATCGACCCGGCGGCGGTGCTCGGCTTCGGCGTCGCCGTCTCCGGCACGGTCGAGCGCGCCGCCGACGCTGTGGTGCACGCGCAGACCCTCGGCTGGGACGGTGTGCCACTCGGCGCCATGCTGCGCGCCGGCACCGACATCCCGGTGCACATCGACAACGGCGCGAAGACCCTCGGCCAGGCCGAGATGTGGTTCGGCGCAGGCCGCGACGTCCGGCACGCGGTCATCGCCCTGGTCGGCTCCGGCGTCGGGGCCTGCGTGATGGCCAACGGCGTGGGCTACCGCGGCGCGCACAGCAGCGCCGGCGAGTGGGGGCACACCACAATCGTGTACGGGGGCCGCCGCTGCCGCTGCGGCAACCTCGGCTGCCTTGAGGCGTACGTCGGGGCCGAAGGGGTGCTCGACCGGTTCCGCCAGGCCAACCGCGGTCGCCCGGCGACCGGCGGCGACGAGGAGACCGCCTTCGGTGAACTGCTGCGCGCCACCAGCCGCACCGCGGCCAAGGTGCTCGACGAGACGGTCGGCTACCTCGGCGCCGGGGTGGCGAACCTGGTGAACCTGTTCAACCCCGAGCGGGTGGTGCTCGGCGGCTGGGCCGGCCTGGCCCTGGGCGAGCGCTACCTGCCGCAGATCCGCGAGGTCACCGCGCGGCACGCGCTGCGCCAGCCGTACGCCCAGACCTCGATCGAGCTGTGCCGGCTCGGACCGGACGCGGTCGCGATGGGCGCGGCCACGCTGCCGATGGCCCGGCTGCTGCGCGACGGCGGCGTGCCGCGCGAGCCGGCCGCCCGGGTGACCTTGACGCCGGCGCTGACGGCGCCGCGGCCCCGGTCGCGGACCCGCTGA
- a CDS encoding GNAT family N-acetyltransferase — translation MTWIITQRPWTDPVGEALRVAQKAELDLRYGTDDHEPGTPPTAENIDLFLVAVEEATGQPLGCAALRRLDPVTVEVKRMYVVPKSRGSGVATDLLRGLEEAAQERGWTTIRLETGPAQPDAMRFYEREGYREIPLFGAYVGSDNSVCYERVLPDGAPRPQLTARLRSRGGRPYIHRP, via the coding sequence ATGACCTGGATCATCACGCAGCGGCCGTGGACCGACCCGGTGGGCGAGGCGTTACGTGTGGCGCAGAAAGCCGAGCTCGACCTCCGATACGGTACCGACGACCATGAGCCCGGCACGCCGCCGACGGCCGAGAACATCGACCTGTTCCTGGTCGCGGTCGAGGAAGCCACCGGCCAACCGCTCGGCTGCGCCGCGCTGCGCCGCCTCGACCCGGTCACCGTCGAGGTGAAGCGGATGTACGTGGTACCGAAGAGCCGCGGCTCGGGGGTGGCGACCGACTTGCTCCGAGGGCTGGAGGAGGCCGCACAGGAGCGCGGTTGGACGACCATCCGGCTGGAGACCGGCCCGGCCCAGCCGGACGCGATGCGCTTCTATGAGCGCGAGGGCTACCGCGAGATCCCTCTGTTCGGCGCGTATGTGGGCTCCGACAACTCGGTCTGCTACGAACGCGTCCTCCCTGACGGAGCACCCCGGCCGCAGCTCACAGCGCGGCTCCGATCACGCGGTGGCCGCCCCTACATCCACCGGCCCTGA
- a CDS encoding S8 family serine peptidase gives MRTSRTRRAIAAAACLALSLSSIVVAGSASAAPGKSSGRTAPQTHTVTLITGDVVTVNATGDAGDSGGTISVNGPDGGPADARILESAGDVYVFPSSALTYLGKGVLDRRLFNVTDLIADGYDDAHRADLPLIVSYATQPAGFRANAAPRGSALVRPLTSVDGAAITENRVQARDFWAAVTAGTPSSFAAGEATPAFANGIKQIWLDGKVHADLSESVAQIGTPEVWAGGDTGQGVDVAVLDTGVDEGHPDLAGRIVETRSFIAGEDTRDVLGHGTHVASTIAGTGLASGGAEKGVAPGARLHIGKVLANSGSGSDSQVLAGMEWAAVEQHAKIINMSLGTQEPSDGTDPLSQAVNRLSAQTGALFVIAAGNTSGPGTVSSPGAADAALTVGAVDSGDHLADFSSQGPRVGDGALKPEITAPGVGILAARSQYTAEGEGYYQTMSGTSMATPHVVGAAALLAAKHPELTGAQLKDLLTSTAKQTPDYTAFQAGSGRVDVATAARAGIFASATASAGQNEAGPVRRPVTYTNLGGTPTTLALSVAASGVPEGMFRLSDDRVTVPAHGTVTVTVTIDPSAAPGGSNGFSAQILATEPNGALAAHTAVSVGSPAHLLTINVKDAAGKPASAFVIVLRAGDPNPIPVPVDGTASFYAPEDQYSALGYLAVSGVHGPNSQGLALLGDPDFTLTRDRTITLDAGRVRLVDETTPQPGVPTYLRLEYSRMLHEDGRWHDFVLANESVDSLWIQPQGKVTHGDFIVGARWRKEQPALTVSARGTDYTDVLRQRGVTALPDGTRTLPLVFAGAGAPSDYAGLGAKGKAVVIRRSASATPSALAKAAADAGAKLLLVANDRPGRQSLYFGTDSGQPSPVDVGLLSSDEGEKLIAQARQRNALRTESHPAPAYVYDLMHTWDNELPKSMVVRASNKNLARIDQTFAGAVPAGAGEEWRYDFPAYSEWGIGNYVAMAANGRRTDWVSTDGANRWGHEVYDGLLGQWGVRRTYKAGTVSDDKWFTPIQRPYLNNNYLGPARTENEMRIDVPGYGNADHTGAISDRQHASQTVTLYQGDTQLGTSSNGLIMYPTAPTAEPRQYRLVVANQRDASVSPYSSSTTTAWTFTSAAPKVPGQRDLLPLLQIRYAVDPDASGSVRRDSTIGVTIEQRAPVSVGLTEVTVAGGGTPRSPAVEVSYDDGATWKRLREDHRGAYRLDAPKKAHFASLRVTGTDSAGNSVTQTILRALGLH, from the coding sequence TTGAGAACATCACGCACGCGTCGGGCCATCGCGGCGGCCGCATGCCTCGCGTTGTCGCTCAGCTCGATCGTGGTCGCCGGTTCAGCGTCGGCCGCTCCCGGCAAATCTTCGGGGCGCACCGCCCCGCAGACCCACACTGTCACCCTGATCACCGGTGATGTCGTCACGGTGAACGCGACCGGTGACGCCGGTGACAGCGGAGGGACGATCTCGGTCAACGGACCGGACGGCGGACCCGCCGACGCGAGGATCTTGGAGTCGGCGGGAGACGTGTACGTCTTTCCGTCCTCGGCGCTCACCTACCTCGGCAAAGGCGTGCTCGACCGGCGGCTCTTCAACGTCACGGACCTGATCGCCGACGGCTACGACGACGCTCACCGCGCCGACCTGCCCCTGATCGTCTCCTACGCCACCCAGCCGGCGGGGTTCCGCGCGAACGCCGCGCCCCGGGGATCGGCGCTGGTCCGTCCACTCACGAGCGTCGACGGTGCCGCCATCACCGAGAACCGCGTGCAGGCGCGCGATTTCTGGGCTGCGGTGACGGCGGGCACGCCGTCGTCCTTCGCGGCGGGTGAGGCGACCCCGGCTTTCGCGAACGGCATCAAGCAGATCTGGCTCGACGGCAAGGTGCACGCGGACCTGTCCGAATCGGTCGCGCAGATCGGCACGCCGGAGGTCTGGGCCGGCGGCGACACCGGGCAGGGCGTCGACGTCGCGGTCCTCGACACGGGTGTTGACGAAGGCCACCCCGATCTGGCGGGACGCATCGTCGAGACCCGCAGCTTCATCGCCGGCGAGGACACCCGTGACGTGCTCGGCCATGGCACCCACGTCGCTTCCACCATCGCCGGCACGGGCCTCGCATCCGGCGGCGCCGAAAAGGGTGTCGCCCCCGGCGCTCGCCTGCACATCGGAAAGGTGCTGGCGAACTCCGGCTCCGGCAGCGACTCCCAGGTCCTCGCCGGCATGGAGTGGGCGGCGGTCGAGCAGCACGCCAAGATCATCAACATGAGCCTGGGTACGCAGGAGCCTTCCGACGGTACGGATCCGTTGTCGCAGGCCGTGAACCGGCTCAGCGCGCAGACCGGCGCGCTGTTCGTGATCGCGGCGGGCAACACCTCCGGCCCCGGTACGGTCAGCTCGCCAGGGGCAGCCGACGCCGCCCTCACCGTGGGCGCCGTGGACAGCGGTGACCACCTCGCCGATTTCTCGAGCCAGGGTCCCCGGGTCGGCGACGGCGCGCTCAAGCCGGAGATCACCGCCCCCGGCGTCGGCATCCTGGCCGCACGATCGCAGTACACCGCCGAAGGGGAGGGCTATTACCAAACGATGAGCGGCACGTCGATGGCCACGCCGCACGTGGTCGGCGCTGCCGCGCTGCTCGCCGCAAAGCACCCCGAACTCACCGGCGCCCAACTGAAGGACCTGCTGACCAGCACCGCCAAGCAGACTCCCGACTACACCGCGTTCCAGGCCGGCAGCGGCCGCGTGGACGTGGCAACCGCCGCCCGTGCCGGGATCTTCGCATCGGCCACCGCCTCCGCCGGGCAGAACGAAGCCGGCCCGGTCCGCCGCCCGGTGACCTACACCAACCTCGGTGGCACGCCGACGACGCTCGCACTGTCGGTCGCGGCCTCCGGCGTACCCGAGGGAATGTTCCGGCTCTCGGACGACCGGGTCACCGTGCCCGCCCACGGCACCGTTACGGTCACCGTGACCATCGATCCGTCGGCCGCGCCCGGCGGGTCCAACGGCTTCAGCGCCCAGATCCTGGCCACCGAACCGAACGGCGCGCTCGCCGCGCACACCGCGGTCTCGGTCGGCTCGCCGGCGCACCTGCTGACCATCAACGTCAAGGACGCCGCGGGCAAACCCGCGTCGGCGTTCGTCATCGTGCTCCGGGCGGGCGATCCAAACCCGATACCGGTGCCGGTCGACGGCACGGCGAGCTTCTACGCACCGGAGGACCAGTACTCGGCGCTCGGCTACCTGGCCGTGTCCGGGGTCCACGGCCCGAACTCACAGGGACTGGCGCTGCTCGGCGATCCCGACTTCACGCTAACCCGGGACCGCACGATCACGCTGGACGCCGGCCGCGTCCGGCTGGTCGACGAGACCACCCCCCAGCCCGGCGTCCCCACCTACCTGCGGCTCGAGTACTCGCGGATGCTCCACGAGGACGGCCGCTGGCACGACTTCGTTCTCGCGAACGAAAGCGTCGACAGCCTGTGGATCCAGCCGCAAGGCAAGGTGACGCACGGCGACTTCATCGTCGGTGCGCGCTGGCGCAAGGAACAACCGGCGCTGACGGTGTCCGCCCGGGGGACCGACTACACCGACGTCCTCCGGCAGCGGGGCGTCACCGCACTGCCCGACGGAACCCGGACCCTGCCGTTGGTCTTCGCGGGTGCCGGGGCGCCCTCGGACTACGCCGGCCTTGGCGCGAAGGGCAAGGCGGTGGTCATCCGGCGGTCCGCGTCGGCGACCCCGTCCGCGCTCGCCAAGGCGGCGGCTGACGCGGGCGCCAAGCTGCTGCTGGTGGCCAACGACCGGCCCGGACGCCAGAGCCTCTACTTCGGGACGGACTCCGGGCAGCCGAGCCCCGTCGATGTCGGGCTCCTCAGCTCCGACGAGGGCGAGAAGCTGATCGCCCAGGCCCGGCAGCGCAACGCGCTGCGCACGGAGTCGCACCCAGCGCCGGCCTACGTCTACGACCTCATGCACACCTGGGACAACGAGTTGCCCAAGAGCATGGTCGTCCGCGCTTCGAACAAGAACCTCGCGCGCATCGACCAGACGTTCGCCGGCGCCGTCCCCGCTGGTGCGGGCGAGGAGTGGCGGTACGACTTCCCGGCGTACTCGGAATGGGGTATCGGGAACTACGTCGCCATGGCCGCCAACGGCCGCCGCACGGACTGGGTCAGCACCGACGGTGCGAACCGGTGGGGCCACGAGGTCTACGACGGCCTCCTGGGCCAGTGGGGCGTCCGCCGGACGTACAAGGCCGGCACCGTGTCGGACGACAAGTGGTTCACGCCCATCCAGCGGCCCTACCTCAACAACAACTACCTCGGCCCGGCGCGTACGGAAAACGAGATGCGGATCGACGTGCCGGGGTACGGCAACGCCGACCACACCGGCGCGATCTCGGACCGTCAGCACGCAAGTCAGACCGTGACCCTCTACCAGGGCGACACCCAGCTGGGCACGTCCAGCAACGGGCTCATCATGTACCCGACGGCCCCCACCGCCGAGCCGCGGCAGTACCGCCTGGTCGTCGCGAACCAGCGCGACGCGTCCGTCAGCCCCTACTCGTCCTCGACCACGACAGCATGGACGTTCACGTCCGCCGCCCCGAAGGTGCCCGGCCAACGGGACCTGCTGCCGCTACTGCAGATCCGCTACGCCGTTGACCCGGACGCCTCGGGATCCGTGCGCCGTGACTCGACGATCGGCGTCACCATCGAACAACGCGCCCCTGTCTCAGTCGGCCTGACCGAGGTAACGGTCGCCGGCGGCGGCACCCCTCGCTCGCCCGCCGTCGAGGTCTCCTACGACGACGGCGCCACCTGGAAACGCCTCCGCGAGGACCACCGAGGCGCCTACCGCCTGGACGCACCGAAAAAGGCGCACTTCGCCTCCCTCCGGGTAACCGGCACCGATTCCGCCGGTAACTCCGTCACCCAAACAATCCTTCGCGCCCTCGGTCTTCACTAA
- a CDS encoding ABC transporter ATP-binding protein: MSDPVLEIRGLRVDYGLGDAAVHAVRDVDLTLHRGEVLGLAGESGSGKSTLAYGLTRLLPPPGVVSGGQVVYHPVDGPPVDVLTLSPAQLRQFRWAETSIVFQGAMNSLNPVHKVSTQLLDVIKAHEPRSTAASRLARARDLLRLVGIAADRLDSYPHQLSGGMRQRVMIAMALALEPQVVIMDEPTTALDVVMQRQILGQLAELRERLDFAVLFITHDLSLLVEFSDRIAIMYGGRIVEEAPAAQLYGRALHPYTEGLLHSFPALRGPRRELTGIPGSPPDLRAMPQGCAFHPRCPKAFDPCDKKVPALGAPGGDPGRAVACWLHPAATPVPH, translated from the coding sequence ATGAGCGATCCGGTGCTGGAGATCCGCGGACTGCGCGTCGACTACGGGCTCGGCGACGCGGCGGTGCACGCCGTCCGCGACGTCGACCTGACCCTGCACCGGGGCGAGGTGCTGGGGCTCGCCGGGGAGAGCGGCAGCGGCAAGTCCACCCTGGCGTACGGGCTGACCCGGCTGCTGCCGCCGCCCGGCGTGGTCAGCGGCGGCCAGGTCGTCTACCACCCGGTCGACGGCCCGCCGGTCGACGTGCTGACCCTCAGTCCCGCCCAGCTGCGACAGTTCCGCTGGGCGGAGACCTCCATCGTGTTCCAGGGCGCGATGAACTCGCTGAACCCGGTGCACAAGGTCTCCACCCAGCTGCTCGACGTGATCAAGGCGCACGAGCCGCGCAGCACTGCGGCGAGTCGGCTGGCCCGGGCCCGGGACCTGCTCCGCCTGGTCGGCATCGCCGCCGACCGGCTGGACAGCTACCCGCATCAGCTCTCCGGCGGGATGCGGCAGCGGGTCATGATCGCCATGGCGCTGGCGCTGGAGCCACAGGTGGTCATCATGGACGAGCCGACCACCGCGCTGGACGTGGTGATGCAGCGGCAGATCCTCGGCCAGCTCGCCGAGCTGCGCGAGCGGCTGGACTTCGCGGTGCTGTTCATCACCCACGACCTGTCGCTGCTTGTCGAGTTCTCCGACCGGATCGCCATCATGTACGGCGGCCGGATCGTCGAGGAGGCGCCCGCCGCGCAGTTGTACGGACGGGCCCTGCACCCGTACACCGAGGGGTTGCTGCACTCCTTCCCGGCGCTGCGCGGCCCGCGCCGCGAGCTGACCGGCATTCCCGGCTCCCCGCCGGACCTACGGGCCATGCCGCAGGGGTGCGCGTTCCACCCGCGCTGTCCGAAAGCGTTCGACCCGTGCGACAAGAAGGTGCCGGCACTGGGAGCGCCCGGCGGCGACCCGGGCCGGGCCGTCGCCTGCTGGCTGCACCCCGCCGCCACGCCGGTCCCCCACTGA
- a CDS encoding PadR family transcriptional regulator: protein MSSRAMTEPAFFILTALLDAPRHGYGIVAEVAELSRGRVQLKIGSLYGVLDRLVGDGLVELDREEAWQGRLRRYYRLTEQGRDALDAEAQRLAANARLASTRLRERRNPITGTPS from the coding sequence ATGAGTTCTCGGGCGATGACGGAACCAGCCTTCTTCATCCTCACCGCGCTGCTCGACGCTCCGCGCCACGGCTACGGGATCGTCGCGGAGGTGGCGGAACTGTCGCGGGGCCGCGTACAGCTGAAGATCGGCTCCTTGTACGGGGTCTTGGACCGACTCGTCGGCGATGGCCTGGTCGAACTGGACCGCGAAGAGGCATGGCAAGGACGGTTACGCCGGTACTACCGGTTGACCGAACAAGGCCGCGACGCCCTCGACGCAGAGGCTCAACGGCTGGCCGCCAACGCGCGCCTCGCCTCGACCCGCTTGCGCGAGCGGCGGAACCCGATCACGGGGACGCCGTCGTGA
- a CDS encoding GH1 family beta-glucosidase, translating to MDTDLTRPTTTGQADPIDTLPPTFRWGVATSSYQIEGAVAEDGRTPSIWDTFCRVPGAVANGDHGDVACDHYHRMPQDVALIADLGLDTYRFSVAWPRVQPGGRGPANPAGLAFYDRLVDELLGRGVDPWVTLYHWDLPQELEDAGGWPNRDTAYRFADYAELVFGALGDRVKTWTTLNEPWCSAMLGYAYGDHAPGRRNLGDGIAAAHHLLLGHGLAVQRLRAAAATPIELGLTVNLSTADPATDSAVDRDAARAADGLGNRLYLDPVFRGSYPQDVVADLAADGVRIPVQEGDLEVISAPIDVLGVNFYFGQVHSGVDEQGRDRDEHGKPVRRVIRRDLPRTAMDWEIVPESFTELLVRLHRDYPGVPMVITENGAAFDDKPDADGFVADDDRVAYLTEHLRAVARARQAGADVRGYFAWSLMDNFEWAYGYDKRFGIVRVDYDTQRRTPKRSALWYRDTVRRVRGER from the coding sequence ATGGACACCGACCTCACCCGCCCGACCACCACCGGGCAGGCCGACCCGATCGACACCCTCCCGCCGACTTTTCGGTGGGGGGTGGCGACCTCGTCGTACCAGATCGAGGGTGCGGTGGCCGAGGACGGCCGGACGCCGTCGATCTGGGACACCTTCTGCCGGGTCCCCGGGGCGGTGGCCAACGGCGACCACGGCGACGTGGCCTGCGACCACTACCACCGGATGCCGCAGGACGTCGCGCTCATCGCCGACCTGGGCCTGGACACCTACCGCTTCTCGGTGGCCTGGCCGCGGGTGCAGCCGGGCGGGCGCGGGCCGGCCAACCCGGCGGGGCTGGCCTTCTACGACCGGCTGGTGGACGAGCTGCTGGGCCGCGGGGTCGACCCGTGGGTGACGCTCTACCACTGGGATCTGCCTCAGGAGTTGGAGGACGCGGGCGGCTGGCCGAACCGGGACACCGCGTACCGGTTCGCCGACTATGCGGAGCTGGTCTTCGGCGCCCTCGGCGACCGGGTGAAGACCTGGACCACGCTGAACGAGCCGTGGTGCTCGGCGATGCTCGGGTACGCGTACGGCGACCACGCCCCGGGCCGGCGGAACCTGGGCGATGGGATCGCCGCGGCGCACCACCTGCTGCTCGGGCACGGGCTGGCGGTGCAGCGGCTGCGTGCGGCGGCGGCCACCCCGATCGAGCTTGGCCTGACGGTCAACCTGTCCACCGCCGACCCGGCCACCGACAGCGCGGTCGACCGGGACGCCGCCCGGGCCGCAGACGGGCTGGGCAACCGGCTCTACCTCGATCCGGTGTTCCGTGGCTCCTACCCGCAGGACGTGGTGGCCGACCTGGCCGCCGACGGGGTCCGCATCCCGGTGCAGGAGGGCGACCTGGAGGTCATCTCGGCCCCGATCGACGTGCTCGGCGTGAACTTCTACTTCGGGCAGGTCCACTCCGGGGTGGACGAGCAGGGCCGGGACCGGGACGAGCACGGCAAGCCGGTGCGCCGGGTGATCCGCCGGGACCTGCCGCGCACCGCGATGGACTGGGAGATCGTGCCGGAGTCCTTCACCGAGCTGCTGGTCCGGCTGCACCGGGACTACCCGGGCGTGCCGATGGTGATCACCGAGAACGGGGCGGCCTTCGACGACAAGCCGGACGCCGACGGGTTCGTGGCCGATGACGACCGGGTGGCGTACCTGACCGAGCACCTGCGGGCGGTGGCCCGGGCCCGGCAGGCCGGCGCGGACGTGCGCGGCTACTTCGCCTGGTCGCTGATGGACAACTTCGAGTGGGCGTACGGCTACGACAAGCGGTTCGGCATCGTCCGGGTGGACTACGACACCCAGCGGCGTACGCCGAAGCGCAGCGCGCTGTGGTACCGCGACACCGTGCGGCGGGTGCGCGGGGAGCGCTGA
- a CDS encoding TetR/AcrR family transcriptional regulator produces MTLPADRTAQGEALSRAVWDVLAQQGLEKLTVRAVAAAAGCTTGLVMHRFPNRRALLLHARQLLHDTTRQRVDALEAAATSPRAALHAVLRQGMATDPETTNWSIVWLGFLAAAVADAELIGMHRRNNRAWRQRVERLVAAAAPDWPVDQVGAIALGLIAMTEGVAALAAADPAAYPADQQERMLDAALVAYGLGCQGSRPS; encoded by the coding sequence GTGACACTGCCTGCAGACCGAACGGCCCAGGGCGAGGCGCTGTCGCGCGCGGTCTGGGACGTGCTCGCGCAGCAGGGCCTGGAAAAGCTGACAGTGCGCGCGGTCGCCGCGGCGGCCGGCTGCACGACGGGTCTGGTTATGCACCGCTTCCCGAACCGTCGAGCGCTGCTGCTGCACGCCCGGCAACTGCTGCACGACACCACCCGGCAGCGGGTTGACGCACTCGAGGCCGCGGCCACCTCGCCGCGGGCAGCGCTGCACGCGGTCCTCCGCCAGGGCATGGCGACCGATCCGGAGACGACCAACTGGAGCATCGTCTGGTTGGGCTTCCTGGCTGCGGCGGTGGCGGACGCCGAATTAATCGGCATGCACCGCCGCAACAACCGAGCCTGGCGGCAACGGGTCGAGCGGCTGGTCGCCGCGGCCGCCCCGGACTGGCCGGTCGACCAGGTCGGCGCGATCGCCCTGGGGCTGATCGCAATGACCGAGGGGGTCGCGGCTCTCGCCGCCGCGGATCCCGCTGCCTACCCGGCGGATCAGCAGGAACGCATGCTCGACGCCGCCCTGGTGGCCTACGGCCTCGGCTGCCAAGGTAGCCGCCCTTCGTGA
- a CDS encoding peptidoglycan-binding domain-containing protein, which yields MPSSGIDGVFGDQTDAATKNFQRDKSLAADGSAGRNSWTKAGDKLVQQDNQNGWLYAVYRGARGSRSPYSSHEFVLQRSPDGNYRFYPPQGGGPYWAAYNSRTC from the coding sequence CTGCCCTCGTCCGGGATCGACGGCGTCTTCGGCGACCAGACCGATGCCGCGACGAAGAACTTCCAGCGCGACAAGAGCCTCGCCGCGGACGGCTCCGCCGGCCGGAACAGCTGGACGAAGGCTGGCGACAAGCTTGTGCAGCAGGACAACCAGAACGGGTGGCTGTATGCGGTGTATCGCGGGGCAAGGGGTTCGAGGAGCCCGTACAGCTCGCACGAATTCGTGTTGCAGCGTTCGCCCGACGGGAACTACAGGTTCTACCCGCCCCAGGGCGGCGGCCCTTACTGGGCCGCCTACAACTCCCGCACCTGCTGA